The following proteins are encoded in a genomic region of Streptococcus cristatus AS 1.3089:
- a CDS encoding response regulator transcription factor, whose amino-acid sequence MIKILLVEDDLGLSNSVFDFLDDFADVMQVFDGEEGLYEAESGVYDLILLDLMLPEKDGFQVLKELREKGVTTPVLIMTAKESIDDKGHGFELGADDYLTKPFYLEELKMRIQALLKRSGKFNENTLSYGDVAVNLSTNSTLVDGKEVELLGKEFDLLVYFLQNQNVILPKTQIFDRLWGFDSDTTISVVEVYVSKIRKKLKGTAFANNLQTLRSVGYILKNAE is encoded by the coding sequence ATGATTAAGATTCTATTAGTGGAGGATGACCTCGGTCTGTCAAACTCAGTATTTGATTTTTTAGATGATTTTGCAGATGTTATGCAGGTCTTTGATGGCGAAGAAGGACTATACGAGGCAGAAAGTGGCGTTTATGACCTGATTTTGCTGGACTTGATGTTGCCTGAAAAGGACGGCTTCCAAGTGCTTAAAGAATTGCGTGAAAAAGGGGTCACCACTCCTGTCCTCATCATGACTGCCAAGGAAAGTATCGATGATAAAGGCCATGGTTTTGAACTCGGTGCTGACGATTACCTGACTAAGCCTTTTTATCTGGAAGAGCTTAAAATGCGGATTCAGGCCTTGCTCAAACGCTCTGGTAAGTTTAATGAAAATACCCTGTCCTATGGCGATGTGGCGGTCAATCTTTCGACCAATTCGACCTTGGTAGACGGAAAAGAAGTGGAACTGCTGGGCAAAGAGTTTGATCTGTTGGTCTACTTCCTTCAGAATCAAAATGTCATTTTGCCCAAGACTCAGATCTTCGATCGTTTGTGGGGCTTTGACAGCGATACGACGATTTCTGTGGTGGAAGTCTATGTATCTAAGATTCGGAAAAAATTGAAAGGAACGGCTTTTGCGAATAATCTTCAAACCCTTCGCAGTGTCGGTTACATTTTAAAGAATGCTGAATAA
- a CDS encoding sensor histidine kinase translates to MLNKLKKALYADDFSYFIRYFGVFTLIFSAMTLIIIQVMRSSLYTTVDDNLKSLSQNPAWVANLAYRTTGRQYQEPENKDSEHEPAPDIKIEEPGRVNVSANTSAILLNDDYQNVSAKNGFLNFDAIKFNKRFLNQIKQIQLTNSYGQVESYRAYMFDIDPDDEIENVKYAVVMTSISQLEQTSEKHEKLIAIVMISFWGISLIASIYLARMSVKPLLDSMQKQKSFVENASHELRTPLAVLQNRLESLFRKPEATIMESSESIASSLEEVRNMRLLTTNLLNLARRDDGIKPEYGEVTPDFFTTAFSNYAIIAEESDKVFDFKNLVSKSITTDKVLLKQVMTILFDNAIKYTEEDGEIYFVASANDRSLTLRISDNGPGIAGDDKKKVFDRFYRVDKARTRQKGGFGLGLSLAKQIVDALRGTISVKDNKPRGTIFEIKLPLKSDIRKRISKS, encoded by the coding sequence ATGCTGAATAAACTCAAAAAAGCCTTATATGCGGATGATTTTTCTTATTTCATTCGCTATTTTGGTGTATTCACCCTGATTTTCTCGGCCATGACGCTCATTATTATCCAAGTCATGCGCTCCAGCCTTTACACGACCGTTGATGATAATCTCAAAAGTCTCAGTCAAAATCCCGCCTGGGTAGCCAATCTAGCCTATCGGACGACGGGGCGGCAATACCAAGAGCCAGAGAATAAGGATTCAGAGCATGAGCCGGCTCCCGATATCAAGATTGAGGAGCCGGGTAGGGTCAATGTCAGTGCCAATACTTCAGCCATTCTTTTGAATGATGATTATCAGAATGTATCAGCCAAGAATGGATTTTTAAACTTTGATGCGATTAAATTTAATAAACGATTTCTTAATCAAATCAAGCAAATACAACTAACTAATAGCTATGGACAGGTCGAGAGTTATCGGGCTTATATGTTTGACATTGATCCAGATGATGAAATTGAAAATGTCAAATACGCGGTTGTTATGACCAGTATCAGCCAGCTGGAGCAGACTAGCGAAAAGCATGAAAAGCTAATTGCGATTGTCATGATTAGCTTCTGGGGTATTTCCTTGATTGCCAGTATCTATCTGGCGCGGATGAGTGTCAAGCCTCTCTTGGACAGCATGCAAAAGCAGAAGTCCTTTGTTGAAAATGCTAGCCACGAATTGCGGACGCCTCTAGCTGTGCTGCAAAATCGACTGGAATCTCTTTTCCGTAAGCCCGAGGCTACGATTATGGAGTCTAGTGAGAGTATCGCGTCCAGTTTAGAGGAAGTGCGAAATATGCGTCTACTCACGACCAACTTACTCAATCTAGCAAGGCGAGATGACGGCATAAAGCCAGAATACGGTGAAGTCACGCCAGACTTCTTCACGACAGCTTTTTCTAACTATGCTATTATCGCGGAGGAGAGCGATAAGGTCTTTGATTTCAAAAATCTGGTTTCTAAATCAATCACGACAGATAAGGTCTTACTCAAGCAGGTCATGACCATCCTTTTTGATAATGCCATCAAATACACGGAAGAAGATGGAGAAATCTATTTCGTGGCCTCCGCCAATGATCGGAGCTTAACCTTGCGGATCTCTGACAATGGCCCAGGGATTGCGGGCGACGACAAGAAAAAAGTCTTCGATCGTTTTTATCGGGTGGACAAGGCTCGGACTCGGCAAAAGGGTGGTTTTGGACTGGGCCTATCCTTGGCGAAACAAATAGTAGACGCCCTGAGAGGGACCATCTCGGTCAAAGACAACAAGCCACGTGGAACTATCTTTGAAATCAAACTACCCCTTAAGTCAGATATTAGAAAACGAATCAGTAAAAGTTGA
- a CDS encoding VOC family protein gives MTSKMLHTCLRVENLEASIDFYEEAFGFKELRRKDFPEHAFTIVYLGLDGDDYELELTYNYDHGPYVIGDGFAHIALSTPDLEGLHAEHAAKGYEVTEPKGLPGNPPNYYFVKDPDGYKVEVIREKSL, from the coding sequence ATGACATCAAAAATGTTGCATACTTGTTTACGAGTGGAAAATTTAGAGGCTTCGATTGACTTTTATGAAGAAGCGTTTGGCTTTAAAGAACTGCGCCGCAAGGACTTTCCAGAGCACGCTTTTACCATTGTTTATCTTGGTTTGGATGGCGATGATTATGAGCTCGAACTGACCTATAATTATGACCACGGACCTTATGTGATCGGTGATGGGTTTGCTCATATTGCTCTCAGCACTCCTGATTTGGAAGGCTTGCACGCTGAACATGCTGCTAAGGGCTACGAAGTGACGGAACCAAAAGGTCTGCCAGGCAATCCGCCAAATTATTATTTCGTTAAAGACCCTGATGGCTACAAGGTTGAAGTGATTCGAGAAAAAAGTCTTTAA
- a CDS encoding polysaccharide deacetylase family protein → MERQHRRKRRRKYRLILSLLNLLLLGLLIFGGLRIHEMFQEREFQQKVAEVIAKEEQEHADNAEKQAGRIGSHYVAAFYPLMNGQPLQSVKDKMMQDSQSISDDKKQKENLTALTFYYTEEKSTSLANTKEVVIQRKDYSISKRDIKSEEAREVASTYINPEGAAVTLDKLFQNPEAAKEIFLKELTSQLTFRQVEESQQTAALNALREIELSQWGFHYEDSLFSIRLPKEINGVSSVTVPLSSFYDLIRPEYFQGADLEAYQQYETKRHEKMVALTFDDGPDSKTTPQALEILKRYNAKATFFMVGQNVAANPELAKRVLDEGHQLGIHTWSHPDLTKLPLNQAKKEILDTQEAIYKATGIRPMITRPPYGAINSTVQNAVDQSFIMWSVDSLDWKTRNTKAIMQEIVKTQPGSIILMHDIHQTTIDALPSVLDYLKNNGYTLVTVDELLENQLQPHQIYYSRN, encoded by the coding sequence ATGGAAAGACAACATAGAAGGAAGCGTAGACGGAAATATAGACTGATTCTCAGTCTTCTGAACCTGCTTCTTTTAGGACTTCTTATTTTTGGTGGATTGCGAATCCATGAAATGTTTCAGGAAAGGGAATTCCAGCAAAAGGTTGCAGAAGTGATTGCCAAGGAAGAGCAAGAGCATGCTGACAATGCTGAAAAGCAGGCTGGTAGGATTGGCAGCCATTATGTGGCAGCTTTTTATCCTCTTATGAATGGGCAGCCGCTTCAAAGTGTCAAAGATAAAATGATGCAGGATAGCCAGAGCATTTCAGATGACAAAAAGCAAAAGGAAAACTTGACTGCTTTGACCTTTTACTACACGGAAGAAAAGTCTACTAGTTTGGCCAATACTAAGGAAGTGGTCATCCAGCGAAAAGATTACAGTATCTCGAAAAGAGACATCAAGTCTGAGGAGGCAAGAGAAGTAGCCTCGACGTATATTAATCCAGAAGGTGCAGCGGTCACTTTGGACAAGCTGTTTCAAAATCCAGAAGCTGCCAAGGAGATTTTCCTGAAGGAGTTGACCAGTCAGCTAACCTTTAGGCAGGTGGAGGAAAGTCAGCAAACAGCAGCCTTGAATGCCCTCCGAGAAATAGAGTTGAGCCAGTGGGGCTTTCACTATGAGGATAGTTTATTTTCCATTCGTCTACCTAAAGAAATCAACGGTGTGTCGAGCGTGACAGTGCCTCTGTCTAGTTTTTATGACCTAATTCGTCCGGAATATTTTCAGGGAGCTGATTTGGAGGCTTACCAGCAGTATGAAACCAAGCGGCATGAGAAAATGGTTGCCCTGACCTTTGACGACGGTCCCGACAGTAAGACGACCCCTCAGGCTTTGGAAATTCTGAAACGCTACAATGCCAAAGCAACCTTCTTTATGGTGGGACAAAATGTTGCTGCCAATCCAGAACTGGCTAAACGTGTCCTTGATGAAGGCCATCAGCTTGGTATCCATACATGGAGCCATCCAGATTTGACCAAGCTGCCTCTAAATCAAGCCAAAAAAGAAATACTAGATACTCAGGAAGCCATTTATAAGGCGACTGGTATTCGGCCTATGATTACAAGACCGCCTTACGGAGCCATCAACTCTACAGTTCAAAATGCTGTCGATCAGTCCTTTATCATGTGGAGCGTGGACAGTCTCGATTGGAAAACACGCAATACAAAGGCTATTATGCAGGAGATCGTGAAAACCCAGCCAGGATCCATTATTCTCATGCACGATATCCATCAGACGACCATCGATGCTCTGCCAAGCGTTCTTGATTATCTGAAGAATAACGGATATACTTTGGTGACAGTTGATGAACTGCTGGAAAATCAGCTCCAGCCACATCAGATTTACTATAGCAGAAATTAA
- a CDS encoding DEAD/DEAH box helicase, translating to MIKETFPTVWQDQLDQLGFAELTAIQEKIFEPISQGQTVLGISPTGTGKTLAYLFPSLLKLKPKKAQQLLILAPNTELAGQIFDVCKSWAEPLGLSSQLLLSGNSQKRQIERLKKSPEILIGTPGRIFELIKLKKIKMMNVDTIILDEFDQLLSDSQYAFVDKILHYAPRDHQLIYMSATAKFDQEKIAENTLRISIDDQTLDNIQHFYIQVEKRDKVELLRKLSNVEEFHGLVFFNSLSDLGSAEEKLQYRGASAVSLASDVNVKFRKVILEKFKNYDITLLLATDLVARGIDIDSLECVVNYEVPRDLETYIHRSGRTGRMGKEGYVITFISHPEELKALKKYASVREIVLKKQELYVQP from the coding sequence ATGATTAAAGAAACATTTCCAACAGTTTGGCAGGACCAGCTGGATCAGCTCGGTTTTGCTGAACTGACTGCTATCCAAGAAAAAATATTCGAGCCCATTTCTCAAGGACAGACGGTGCTAGGCATCAGTCCGACTGGTACGGGTAAGACATTAGCTTATCTCTTTCCTAGCTTATTGAAATTGAAGCCTAAAAAAGCGCAGCAGCTTTTGATTTTAGCTCCAAATACAGAACTAGCGGGACAGATTTTTGATGTTTGTAAGTCTTGGGCAGAGCCCTTAGGCTTGAGCAGTCAACTCCTCCTCTCCGGTAATAGCCAGAAGAGACAGATTGAACGACTCAAGAAAAGTCCTGAGATACTGATTGGCACACCTGGTCGGATTTTCGAGCTCATTAAGCTCAAGAAAATCAAGATGATGAATGTCGACACTATTATCCTTGACGAATTTGACCAGCTTCTCAGTGATTCCCAGTATGCGTTTGTTGATAAAATTCTGCATTATGCGCCACGTGACCACCAGCTGATTTATATGAGTGCTACTGCTAAGTTCGATCAAGAGAAGATCGCCGAAAATACTCTACGCATCAGCATTGACGACCAGACTTTGGACAATATCCAGCACTTCTATATACAGGTGGAAAAACGTGACAAGGTCGAACTCTTGCGCAAGCTATCCAATGTAGAAGAATTTCATGGGCTAGTTTTTTTCAATAGCCTGTCAGATTTGGGCAGCGCCGAAGAAAAGCTTCAGTACCGAGGAGCTAGTGCAGTCTCCCTAGCCAGCGATGTCAATGTAAAATTCCGCAAGGTTATTCTTGAAAAATTTAAAAATTACGATATCACGCTCTTGCTGGCGACGGACTTAGTTGCCCGTGGCATTGATATTGATTCTCTAGAATGCGTAGTCAATTACGAAGTGCCGCGCGATCTGGAAACCTACATCCACCGTTCTGGCCGAACAGGTCGCATGGGCAAGGAAGGCTATGTCATCACCTTCATCAGCCACCCAGAAGAACTAAAAGCTCTCAAAAAATATGCCTCTGTCCGCGAAATCGTCTTGAAAAAACAAGAACTATATGTTCAGCCTTGA